One Acetobacterium sp. KB-1 DNA segment encodes these proteins:
- a CDS encoding aminomethyl transferase family protein has translation MSKAVKADFSVSGLGGDSVLGGAGTMSNPANEGATLFFQMAPGMNIPYEYGGVKQEIQGYRDSAWIGTTLMISPIYDVVGKDAVKFLNAICINDFTKLGLNGLRHAVICNDKGQIMTDGVVIRIAEDRYRTYWLNPPIDYLLKKSGLDVSGEDKTGTEYFIQIAGEKSLEILEDAFEADLHDIKFARHRKAEMDGKTVEVIRLGMSGNLAYEIHGPMSDFDAVYRKVWASGEKFGATKLGMHAYNLFNHTEAGFPNIHLHYPLPWFESDQGLSDYLAQNPALGGMNSNRKLAGSVGDDLQSRFVTPYDVGWDFLVNFNHEFTGKPALEQIAKNPGRRVTTLEWNADDVAAVFATMLRPGQTPCDDITKQSDLSLGENSFNGYTEYRADKVLVNGRQIGISSGRIISYPYNSMISLAFIAPEYAAPGTEVTVLWGTPGTPQKEIRAIVAKYPYNQELIRNEDRDVAEIPGYRK, from the coding sequence ATGAGCAAAGCAGTTAAAGCCGATTTCAGTGTCAGTGGTTTGGGCGGGGACAGCGTTCTCGGCGGTGCAGGAACGATGAGCAACCCCGCCAATGAGGGGGCCACGCTCTTTTTTCAGATGGCGCCGGGGATGAATATTCCCTACGAATACGGTGGCGTCAAACAGGAGATTCAGGGCTATCGGGACAGCGCCTGGATCGGGACGACCTTAATGATTTCACCAATCTATGATGTCGTCGGTAAGGATGCTGTCAAATTTCTGAACGCCATTTGCATCAATGATTTTACCAAACTGGGCCTGAATGGCTTGCGCCATGCGGTCATCTGCAACGACAAAGGGCAGATCATGACCGACGGGGTGGTCATTCGCATCGCTGAGGACCGCTACCGGACCTATTGGCTCAATCCACCGATTGATTACCTGTTGAAAAAATCCGGGTTGGATGTCAGCGGCGAAGATAAGACCGGAACTGAATATTTTATCCAGATCGCCGGCGAAAAATCGCTGGAAATTCTGGAGGACGCCTTTGAGGCCGATCTTCACGATATCAAGTTTGCCCGCCATCGCAAAGCGGAGATGGATGGCAAAACCGTGGAAGTGATTCGCCTGGGGATGTCTGGTAATCTGGCCTACGAAATTCACGGCCCGATGAGCGACTTTGATGCGGTTTACCGCAAGGTCTGGGCCAGCGGCGAAAAATTCGGGGCCACCAAGCTGGGCATGCACGCCTATAATTTGTTTAATCATACCGAGGCTGGTTTTCCCAATATTCACCTTCATTATCCTTTGCCCTGGTTTGAATCAGATCAGGGGCTGAGCGATTACCTGGCCCAGAACCCGGCCTTGGGCGGCATGAACAGCAACCGGAAACTGGCCGGCAGCGTCGGCGATGACCTGCAATCGCGCTTTGTCACCCCCTATGATGTCGGCTGGGACTTCCTGGTGAACTTTAATCACGAATTTACCGGCAAACCCGCCCTGGAGCAGATCGCCAAAAATCCGGGCCGCAGGGTAACGACGCTGGAATGGAATGCCGACGATGTGGCAGCTGTTTTTGCCACCATGCTCCGACCCGGTCAGACACCCTGCGATGATATTACCAAACAGAGTGACCTGTCATTGGGGGAAAATTCCTTTAACGGCTATACCGAATACCGAGCTGACAAGGTACTGGTTAACGGTCGGCAAATCGGAATCTCCTCCGGTCGGATCATTTCCTACCCCTATAACAGTATGATTTCGCTGGCCTTTATCGCTCCCGAATATGCCGCTCCAGGAACTGAAGTCACGGTGCTTTGGGGTACACCCGGGACACCGCAAAAAGAGATCCGGGCCATCGTCGCCAAATATCCTTACAATCAAGAGCTGATCCGCAACGAGGATCGGGACGTTGCGGAGATTCCCGGTTATCGGAAATAG
- a CDS encoding CdaR family transcriptional regulator — MDLALAILLDELAIFQPRIEKAISLKTEFRNVHFLPDESLNIETIVDQSTLFIADATTLTQESTKLPADLLIIGADLSGIKWESLDTLIRLSGETDREALFQHLFDVFASYQAWDQRLLTAIIDQVAIDEFLNIAAEKLQNPMALFDNAMSVMATAGKFVKSPVGTIWEKINLPGYPLLDFFTLQEQNELSINVMKQVDEPYLYRPTFDPDHTYASTHIWVAGKLSGNIGLVDLNAPFTAGQLRVLWHITQRLTQYFKTNDVYQRLAENQTGLINHLLEDPLIQDQNVAYHLGRFGWQRDDAFYLLTFVAPIENLSIIEANTYLKRIYNHFPGSMVTVYQGYIIAIIRQGEYPIETAAEQQSLPLLLGKYQLKCGISRCFHDFLQLKLYFVQSRYAVDIAIQNESASFYFYAPYVTEHLLDCLASSVDLRVFCDPDIVAMLTTADDLDRELLRNLHIYLLHGRNLSAAAKVLNLHRNTLIYRIDKIARRLKLDFNSLSENELFSLIFSCMVAESIDGQDQGIDRCSNYRQK, encoded by the coding sequence ATGGACCTGGCATTAGCGATCTTGCTGGATGAATTGGCAATATTCCAACCCAGAATTGAAAAAGCCATCTCTCTGAAAACAGAATTTAGAAACGTTCATTTTCTCCCTGACGAATCACTAAATATAGAAACGATAGTGGATCAATCGACTTTGTTTATTGCCGATGCGACGACGCTGACGCAAGAATCGACCAAGTTGCCAGCGGATCTGCTGATCATCGGGGCGGATTTGTCTGGCATCAAGTGGGAATCTCTGGACACCCTGATCCGGCTTTCCGGGGAAACCGATCGGGAGGCCCTCTTTCAGCATCTTTTTGATGTGTTTGCCTCTTATCAGGCCTGGGATCAGCGCCTGCTTACTGCCATAATCGATCAGGTGGCGATTGATGAGTTTCTGAACATTGCGGCTGAAAAGCTGCAAAACCCGATGGCGCTTTTTGATAATGCCATGTCCGTCATGGCTACCGCCGGCAAATTTGTGAAGTCACCGGTGGGAACGATCTGGGAAAAAATCAATTTACCGGGATACCCGCTGCTGGATTTTTTTACCCTCCAGGAGCAAAACGAGTTGTCGATAAATGTGATGAAGCAGGTTGATGAGCCCTATTTGTACCGCCCGACGTTTGATCCGGATCATACCTACGCCTCCACCCATATCTGGGTTGCCGGGAAACTGTCCGGTAACATTGGCCTGGTGGATCTCAATGCCCCCTTCACCGCGGGGCAGCTGCGGGTGCTCTGGCACATTACCCAGCGCTTGACCCAGTATTTTAAAACCAATGATGTTTATCAGCGGCTGGCCGAAAACCAGACTGGTCTGATCAATCATCTGCTTGAAGATCCGCTGATTCAGGATCAGAATGTTGCCTATCATCTGGGCCGGTTCGGCTGGCAGCGGGACGATGCATTTTATCTGCTGACCTTTGTCGCCCCGATTGAAAACTTATCGATCATTGAAGCCAATACCTATCTCAAGCGCATCTATAATCACTTTCCCGGTTCGATGGTAACCGTTTATCAGGGCTATATCATTGCGATCATACGGCAAGGGGAGTATCCCATTGAAACGGCCGCCGAACAACAAAGTCTGCCGCTATTGCTTGGTAAGTATCAGCTTAAATGTGGTATCAGTCGGTGCTTTCACGATTTTTTACAGCTTAAGCTGTATTTTGTGCAAAGCCGTTATGCCGTCGACATCGCGATCCAGAACGAGTCGGCCAGTTTTTATTTCTATGCCCCCTACGTAACCGAACACCTGCTTGACTGCTTGGCAAGCAGTGTCGATCTGCGGGTTTTCTGTGATCCGGACATAGTGGCGATGTTAACAACAGCGGATGATCTGGACCGGGAACTGCTCCGCAATTTGCATATTTATCTGCTCCATGGCCGAAATCTATCAGCGGCGGCCAAGGTCCTGAACCTCCATCGCAATACCCTTATTTACCGGATTGACAAAATTGCCCGCCGGCTCAAACTGGATTTTAATTCGCTATCCGAGAATGAGCTGTTTTCGCTGATCTTTTCCTGCATGGTGGCGGAAAGTATTGATGGACAAGACCAAGGAATAGACAGATGTAGTAACTATCGTCAAAAATGA
- a CDS encoding DJ-1 family glyoxalase III produces the protein MKTIVFLAPGFEEVEALTVVDYLRRVKPITVEMVSVGDSLMVAGSHQIEVKADKHIDELANLDGYAAVIIPGGMPGAANLRDDARVIKIVSDMNGAGKLVAAICAGPIVLAKAGIIAGKKVTSYPGFEADLPQAIYQTDAVVRDGNLITSRGPGKAVDFALELVSVLVSAPEAETLRKNILYDK, from the coding sequence ATGAAAACAATTGTTTTTTTAGCACCGGGATTTGAGGAAGTAGAAGCCTTAACAGTGGTCGATTATTTAAGACGCGTCAAGCCGATTACGGTGGAGATGGTCAGCGTCGGCGACAGCCTGATGGTTGCCGGCAGCCATCAGATCGAAGTCAAAGCAGACAAACATATCGATGAGCTGGCCAACCTTGATGGCTACGCAGCGGTCATTATTCCCGGCGGCATGCCCGGGGCCGCCAATCTGCGGGACGATGCCCGGGTTATCAAAATCGTCAGCGACATGAATGGCGCCGGAAAATTAGTGGCCGCCATTTGTGCCGGACCCATCGTGTTAGCCAAAGCCGGGATCATCGCGGGCAAAAAAGTGACCTCATACCCCGGCTTTGAAGCGGATCTGCCCCAGGCAATCTACCAAACGGACGCGGTTGTCCGGGATGGCAACCTGATCACCTCCCGGGGCCCGGGCAAAGCCGTCGATTTTGCCCTGGAACTGGTGAGCGTTTTAGTCAGCGCGCCTGAAGCAGAGACACTGCGCAAAAATATTCTTTATGATAAGTAG
- the glpK gene encoding glycerol kinase GlpK, translating into MKYILGIDEGTTGVKVMIFDKAVNIISQAYSEFTQHFPQSGWVEHDANEIWEVTLKMVAEALKNGNLKPEAIEAIGITNQRETTVFWDKTTSQPVCRAIVWQDRRSLDICEALEAKDGAGIVDRTGMIIVPNDAATKIRWLLDNDPKVKAGVDNGELLYGTIDTWLVWKLTGGRAHVTDYSNASVTLLQNARTLAYDEWILNELQIPREILPELRTSSEVYGMTDPAAFFGAEIPVAGILGDQQAAAFGQGCLDKGMAKNTYGTGSFMVMNTGDKYVPPSDGLFSPVLWSAKGRTDYGLEGMADVSGAVIQWLRDGLGIINDAKEAEELALQVEDSLGVYFVPAFVGLGAPYFDSYARGTIIGISRGTTKHHIARAALESMAFQVKDAFNVMEKKSGFKLTKLRADGGGAKSDFMLQFQADILGIPVERPVITETTTLGAVYAAGLAVGYWDSFAEIAEFWKIERRFEPQISAEKRQELCGFWDQAVQRSMGWLK; encoded by the coding sequence ATGAAGTATATTTTAGGAATTGATGAAGGCACCACCGGCGTCAAGGTCATGATTTTTGATAAGGCTGTGAACATTATTTCCCAGGCTTACTCGGAATTTACCCAGCATTTTCCCCAATCTGGATGGGTTGAGCATGATGCCAATGAAATTTGGGAAGTGACCCTAAAAATGGTGGCGGAGGCGCTAAAAAACGGTAACCTCAAACCGGAAGCGATTGAAGCCATTGGCATTACCAATCAACGGGAAACCACGGTTTTTTGGGATAAAACTACCAGCCAACCGGTGTGTCGGGCGATTGTCTGGCAGGACCGTCGCAGTCTGGACATCTGTGAAGCCCTGGAAGCCAAAGACGGAGCCGGAATTGTTGATCGCACCGGGATGATCATTGTCCCCAATGATGCGGCCACAAAAATTCGCTGGCTGTTGGACAATGACCCCAAGGTGAAGGCCGGCGTCGATAACGGTGAATTACTTTATGGTACCATTGATACCTGGCTGGTTTGGAAGCTGACCGGGGGCCGGGCCCATGTGACTGATTACTCCAACGCCTCGGTTACGCTGCTGCAAAACGCCAGAACTTTGGCATATGATGAATGGATTCTCAATGAATTACAGATCCCCCGGGAAATCCTGCCGGAGCTGCGAACCTCCAGCGAGGTGTATGGCATGACCGATCCGGCCGCGTTCTTTGGAGCTGAAATTCCGGTGGCCGGTATTTTAGGCGATCAGCAGGCCGCCGCATTTGGCCAGGGCTGTCTGGACAAGGGGATGGCTAAAAATACCTACGGAACGGGATCGTTTATGGTGATGAATACCGGCGACAAGTATGTGCCACCTTCGGATGGTCTGTTTTCACCAGTGCTATGGAGTGCCAAAGGACGAACCGATTATGGGCTGGAAGGCATGGCTGATGTGTCAGGCGCCGTCATCCAATGGTTGCGGGATGGTCTGGGAATTATCAACGATGCCAAAGAGGCCGAGGAACTGGCGTTGCAGGTGGAAGACAGTCTCGGGGTCTATTTTGTGCCGGCTTTTGTGGGCTTGGGAGCGCCCTATTTTGATTCCTACGCCCGCGGCACCATTATCGGGATTTCCCGGGGGACGACCAAGCATCACATTGCCCGGGCGGCCCTGGAATCGATGGCTTTTCAGGTGAAAGATGCCTTTAATGTGATGGAAAAGAAATCGGGTTTTAAATTGACCAAACTGCGGGCAGACGGCGGTGGCGCCAAAAGTGATTTCATGCTGCAGTTCCAGGCCGATATTCTAGGCATTCCCGTCGAGCGCCCGGTGATTACCGAAACCACCACTCTGGGGGCGGTTTATGCGGCCGGTCTGGCCGTGGGCTATTGGGACAGCTTTGCCGAAATTGCGGAGTTCTGGAAAATTGAAAGACGCTTTGAACCGCAAATCAGTGCCGAAAAACGTCAGGAATTGTGTGGCTTCTGGGATCAGGCCGTGCAACGATCGATGGGATGGTTGAAATAA
- a CDS encoding amidohydrolase has translation MEEKLALINGIGITMDEDHPVCQGIYLKNGFIEKIGNSEAIKKLAEFEQAAIIDLNGQTFLPGLHDCHVHMMSTGLAAIGINLYDCQSIAAVLEKLAADKSANEQEWIFGYGLDESRLLEKRPPTASELDQVFRDRPVYLVDRGLHYTQVNTIAMELMGFLENEEGLGRDQAGKRNGRLHSHANSHARKYFFDKLTRDQREAAIRHTARMAVAMGVTTIHAMEGGDLSSDSDIPVFLEIIDSLPLHVVLHWCSTAVPEVVAKGQKIIGTDILLDGSIGSRTAAFKEPYADDPEALGELYYADEWITHYIETAHRAGMQTGFHAIGQRAITQVLNGLERALNKYPVDDHRFRIEHFGFPDDRDIKRAAALGAVISTQPAFTYLRGGPDSVYEERVGAERNHRAYPIREFIDAGIIVNGGSDSNVTPINPVLGIHAAVNPPYSQNAITPGEALRLFTIDGAFTAKEEHIRGSLSPGKAGDITVLEQNPLTVAPETIKDIGVVMTIYQGKIVYKK, from the coding sequence ATGGAAGAAAAACTTGCCCTCATTAACGGAATTGGCATCACCATGGATGAAGATCATCCGGTTTGCCAGGGAATTTATCTTAAAAATGGGTTCATTGAAAAAATCGGCAACAGCGAGGCGATAAAAAAACTGGCCGAGTTCGAACAGGCCGCGATTATCGATCTCAACGGTCAAACCTTTTTACCCGGTCTTCATGACTGTCACGTGCATATGATGAGCACGGGCCTGGCGGCGATCGGCATCAACCTGTATGATTGCCAATCAATTGCCGCGGTGCTGGAAAAGCTGGCAGCCGACAAGAGTGCCAATGAACAGGAATGGATCTTTGGCTATGGCTTGGATGAATCCCGGTTATTAGAGAAAAGACCGCCCACTGCCAGCGAATTGGATCAGGTTTTTAGAGACCGGCCCGTTTATCTGGTTGACCGGGGCCTGCATTATACCCAGGTCAATACCATTGCCATGGAATTGATGGGATTTTTAGAAAATGAAGAAGGTCTCGGCCGGGATCAGGCGGGAAAGCGAAATGGCCGGCTTCACAGTCATGCCAACAGTCATGCCCGCAAATACTTTTTTGACAAGCTGACCCGGGATCAGCGGGAAGCGGCCATTCGTCATACCGCTAGAATGGCGGTGGCAATGGGGGTCACCACCATTCATGCGATGGAAGGCGGCGATCTGTCTTCGGATTCCGACATCCCGGTATTTTTAGAAATCATCGACAGTTTGCCGCTCCATGTGGTGCTCCACTGGTGCAGTACTGCGGTGCCGGAGGTGGTGGCCAAGGGTCAAAAAATTATTGGCACCGATATCCTCCTGGATGGCTCCATTGGTTCTCGCACCGCCGCTTTTAAGGAACCCTATGCGGATGATCCCGAAGCGCTCGGTGAACTTTACTATGCCGATGAGTGGATCACTCATTACATCGAAACCGCCCATCGAGCGGGAATGCAAACCGGTTTTCATGCCATTGGCCAACGGGCCATCACCCAGGTGTTAAACGGTCTGGAACGGGCCCTGAATAAATATCCGGTTGATGACCATCGCTTTCGGATTGAACATTTTGGTTTCCCGGATGACCGCGATATCAAACGGGCGGCGGCGCTGGGCGCGGTGATTTCGACCCAACCGGCATTTACCTATTTACGGGGCGGTCCCGACAGTGTTTATGAAGAACGGGTTGGAGCGGAACGAAATCACCGGGCTTATCCGATTCGTGAGTTTATCGATGCCGGGATTATCGTCAATGGCGGATCGGATTCCAATGTGACACCCATTAATCCGGTCCTGGGGATTCATGCGGCGGTCAATCCGCCCTATTCGCAGAACGCCATTACTCCCGGCGAGGCCCTGCGGCTGTTTACCATCGATGGAGCTTTCACCGCCAAAGAAGAACACATCCGCGGCAGCTTAAGCCCCGGTAAAGCTGGCGATATCACGGTTCTGGAGCAAAACCCGCTGACGGTCGCACCGGAAACCATCAAGGATATTGGGGTCGTGATGACCATTTATCAAGGCAAAATCGTTTATAAAAAATAA
- a CDS encoding SGNH/GDSL hydrolase family protein: protein MKNVMIFGDSNTWGWDPSNDLVAAIKRWPDEVRWAGVLQAELGDDYKVIPEGLNGRTTVWDDPIEEYRCGKQHIIPLLDSHAPLDLVIIMIGTNDLKCRYTVTAQDIANGASLILDKTLAQVGAFGPAGPKVLFIAPPPLGPIEDGIFKFMFAGNREKSVQMAEFYRGVAASRGVPFFDAATVAKASTIDGLHLDADSHTALGKAVAAEVKKILA from the coding sequence ATGAAAAACGTGATGATTTTTGGCGATTCAAACACCTGGGGATGGGACCCATCCAATGATTTAGTGGCAGCGATCAAACGCTGGCCGGATGAGGTCCGCTGGGCAGGGGTGCTCCAGGCCGAATTAGGCGATGACTACAAGGTTATCCCGGAAGGCTTGAATGGCCGGACCACGGTTTGGGATGATCCCATTGAAGAATACCGCTGCGGCAAACAACACATTATTCCCCTGCTGGATAGCCATGCGCCGCTGGATTTGGTAATTATCATGATTGGTACCAATGATTTAAAATGTCGTTATACGGTGACCGCTCAGGATATTGCCAATGGCGCCAGTCTGATTCTCGATAAAACGCTGGCCCAGGTCGGGGCGTTTGGCCCGGCTGGACCAAAGGTACTGTTTATTGCACCACCGCCGCTGGGACCGATAGAAGATGGCATATTTAAATTTATGTTTGCCGGCAACCGCGAAAAATCGGTCCAGATGGCCGAATTCTACCGGGGCGTCGCCGCAAGTCGGGGCGTGCCTTTCTTTGATGCTGCAACCGTGGCCAAAGCCAGTACCATTGATGGACTTCATTTAGATGCGGACAGTCACACCGCGTTGGGTAAAGCCGTCGCCGCTGAAGTTAAAAAGATCTTGGCATAA
- a CDS encoding glycerol-3-phosphate responsive antiterminator yields MQIKNGVAVNGCQQLKFKAVIPSVHQRKELLYAIEKTDADWIMLKLGDINTLPQLVGHIHRAGKKVMVHQDSIKGIARDKMGIQYMANCGVDCVITMKSLCVKYIKESGMMAAFGFFVIDSDACRTGLINIKEHQPDVVILMPGTIPEHLIREIKGETGVPIILGGLMTTSEQISRAIKIGVASVATSNLELWDQQA; encoded by the coding sequence ATGCAAATAAAAAACGGCGTGGCAGTCAATGGCTGTCAACAATTGAAATTCAAAGCGGTTATTCCGTCGGTCCATCAACGGAAAGAATTGCTTTACGCCATCGAAAAAACCGATGCGGATTGGATTATGCTCAAATTGGGGGACATCAATACCCTACCGCAACTGGTGGGACATATTCATCGGGCCGGAAAAAAGGTGATGGTCCATCAGGATTCGATTAAAGGAATAGCCCGGGACAAAATGGGTATTCAGTATATGGCAAACTGTGGGGTCGACTGTGTCATCACCATGAAATCGCTCTGTGTGAAATATATTAAAGAATCCGGTATGATGGCGGCCTTCGGTTTTTTCGTCATCGATTCGGATGCGTGTCGAACCGGCCTGATCAATATCAAAGAACATCAACCGGATGTGGTTATTCTGATGCCCGGCACCATTCCGGAACATCTTATCCGGGAGATAAAAGGTGAAACCGGGGTGCCCATCATCTTAGGGGGATTAATGACAACCAGCGAACAAATCAGCAGGGCGATAAAAATCGGGGTCGCGTCAGTGGCCACCAGCAATCTGGAACTCTGGGATCAACAGGCTTGA
- a CDS encoding ImmA/IrrE family metallo-endopeptidase, protein MLRDNKYDEYLDSPQQLAKRIIDRLQEENEITFPIDPFKLLSMNGIVYQFRDFKELEGIYIAPLNQEDIPIVGINYNRPIPRQRFTAAHELCHHIKDRSNEACPIGGQKYEIEKFADQFASELLMPRGYFEAEARKYLIDGKVTFDDALKLSLHFGVSFESCVFTLAYRCNFIEGNTHASELKKRFRKYKPQNKLAELGLLSFDPCLREQIINSYTYFYKHDFNLIWNIFKNDYIYNESRIEGSHLNKECVAEIITDLRLHKQESEFCKSDLQDIIETAGQSDLYDYIFDTTDKISTYLILKLHSMLYRYAPHHELAGSFRENNNFVTESKFETCDHKDIFKEITSLNDEVQELMKEKDEISMAMYIERTVKIHHKLTIIHPFDDGNGRISRVFLNWLFKIKGLPPVYLKYESKERYYDALQCVDLNNDYEQLKEVFFTEIVKTMMQIYDGRRIFED, encoded by the coding sequence ATGCTGAGAGACAATAAATATGATGAATATTTAGATTCGCCCCAGCAATTAGCTAAAAGAATCATCGACAGGTTACAGGAAGAAAATGAGATAACATTTCCGATTGATCCCTTCAAGTTATTGTCTATGAATGGTATTGTTTACCAATTTCGAGACTTCAAAGAACTTGAGGGGATTTATATTGCTCCGCTAAATCAAGAGGATATACCCATTGTTGGTATCAATTATAATCGACCGATTCCGAGACAGCGTTTTACAGCCGCGCACGAATTGTGTCATCATATAAAAGATCGTTCGAATGAGGCTTGTCCGATTGGCGGACAAAAGTATGAGATAGAAAAGTTTGCCGACCAGTTCGCTTCGGAGCTGTTAATGCCAAGAGGTTATTTTGAGGCTGAGGCCCGAAAATATTTAATTGATGGAAAGGTAACGTTTGATGATGCCTTGAAATTATCGCTACACTTCGGCGTCAGTTTTGAATCGTGTGTGTTTACGTTAGCCTATCGCTGCAATTTTATCGAAGGCAATACGCATGCTAGCGAATTAAAAAAGAGATTTAGAAAGTATAAACCTCAAAATAAACTTGCTGAGTTGGGATTGTTGTCATTTGATCCATGTTTGAGAGAACAAATTATCAATTCATATACTTACTTTTATAAGCACGATTTTAATTTAATTTGGAATATCTTTAAAAATGATTATATATACAATGAAAGCAGGATTGAAGGTAGTCATCTCAATAAAGAATGTGTAGCTGAAATAATCACTGATTTGAGATTGCACAAACAAGAAAGTGAGTTCTGTAAATCAGATTTACAGGATATTATTGAAACCGCTGGGCAATCAGATCTATATGATTATATTTTTGATACCACTGATAAAATATCGACTTACTTAATACTAAAATTACACAGTATGCTTTATCGATATGCGCCACATCACGAGTTGGCCGGTTCATTCAGGGAAAATAATAATTTTGTTACGGAATCAAAATTTGAAACCTGTGATCACAAAGATATATTTAAAGAAATAACAAGTCTTAATGATGAAGTGCAAGAATTGATGAAAGAAAAAGATGAAATTTCGATGGCTATGTATATCGAAAGAACTGTGAAAATCCACCATAAACTCACGATTATTCATCCTTTTGATGATGGGAATGGGAGAATATCTAGAGTATTCCTCAATTGGCTGTTTAAAATCAAAGGTTTGCCACCAGTTTATTTGAAATATGAAAGCAAAGAACGCTATTATGATGCCCTTCAATGTGTGGACCTTAACAATGATTATGAACAACTCAAGGAAGTGTTTTTCACAGAAATTGTTAAAACGATGATGCAAATTTATGATGGTAGAAGAATCTTTGAAGACTAA
- a CDS encoding helix-turn-helix domain-containing protein, producing MKTIFERLKSYRKALGLSQDYVAKQIGVSRTTITAIECGERNVLANELDMFARIYGVTVDEILHETKPEDAEVNMFARAFSTLSVNDKKEIMNLIDFKRKYKESMI from the coding sequence ATGAAAACTATTTTTGAGAGATTGAAAAGTTACAGAAAGGCGTTAGGTCTTTCTCAAGATTATGTTGCAAAACAGATTGGGGTTTCTCGAACTACCATTACTGCAATAGAATGTGGAGAACGCAATGTTTTAGCGAATGAATTGGATATGTTTGCTCGGATTTATGGTGTAACGGTGGATGAAATTCTTCATGAAACAAAACCTGAAGATGCTGAAGTTAATATGTTTGCCAGAGCTTTTTCAACGCTTTCTGTTAATGACAAAAAAGAAATAATGAATCTGATTGATTTTAAAAGGAAGTATAAGGAGTCGATGATTTAG